aactgctagagagagtccagcgcagagccacgaagatgattaagggagtggaacatctcccttatgaggagaggctgagggagctgggtctctttagcttagagaagaggagactgagaggtgacctcattaatgtttataaatatgtaaagggcaagtgtcatgaggatggagccaggctcttctcagtgacatcccttggcaggacaaggggcaatgggtgcaagctggaacacaggaggttccacataaatatgaggaaaaacttctttacggtgagggtgactgaacactggaacaggctgcccagagaggttgtggagtctccttctctggagacattcaaaacccgcctggacgcgttcctgtgtgatatggtctaggtaatcctgctcccgcagggggattggactagatgatctttcgaggtcccttccaatccctaacattctgtgattctgtgattctgtatgtctTATTACCTGTTTGTTTGATTGCATCGTAGTTATATTATCTTCTGTAAGTTACAGTTGATTCATTTTAGAATAGATTTTCAGTtacacattttaataataaatagcTTTTCAACTGAATGATGATGTTCTTTCGTGACTTCATCTTGCTGAACTTGCTGTCATCTGCAGAGGAACTTGGGTTGCTCTGTCTTTGTGAGCAAGGCTTAGTCAATAGGACTCTGTACAGGGGTGAGTTAGATAGCAGGCTCAGACTGCTTCCAAATTGTTGGAAAATATGTTGTATGATTGCAACAGGTTGTGAATTATTGCATTGtactgtattttcagtttgaCCACAGCTTCTTTCATTGTTCTTCACGGAAAAacttgtgtgctttttttttttctatggacTTCTGATATGTAATCTGACTACACAAATAGAATCTAGTAATTTGGGTTAAATGGCAGAATAGTTGTGTTTATTCTACTGGAAGAAGTAGAATAATAGGATTGTTTGACAGATTGTATGCCCACTTGAAGAACTCTGGCATgtgtttattatatttttgaGGTTCGACATAAGCCTTCAAATAATGAAGATTTCATTGAGGACATAGTTAAAATCATTAATGGAAGATACAAAGGACTTTCAGGTaaaaagtgaggggaaaaaaaaaaaaaaaaatttttttataatCTCAGCattacagggatgttttcaagTGCTCCTGAAACGTGTAGAGAAATTCTACTTTCACCATACATTAAGCATCCagcattaaaagaaatgaaatttaataagATCTATACATTGAATAATTAGTCTTTTCAGGCATTAGTGTTTGAATGTCTTTACAGTTTACTTATATCTTCTGAAGTGTTGAAATACAATGCTGATGTATATAGAACAATGcttacaaaaataagaattatagCAATTTTTAAGATTGTACAAACAAGGCTCAAAAAAGGTTACCTCTATGTTCTTAAATCATGCGTATGCCATTTAGTATCTGTAGGGATGCTTACTGTCCTTAAAGCtactttttcatatttgatCATAAGATTCATTTGTTATTCATTGCCCAGAATGTGTGTGTGATAGGGTGAATTGTGCTTTTGTGATGAATGCAGAACTGTAGAAGTTGGACTTTGTGTAATCAATAATTATGTACTGCAGATAAAGAGGAGACCCATATTACAAAGGCAAGAGAACTCaatttttcagagcagcagaCTGTCCCTGTCTCTACTGTGGAACTCAGTGGCTGTGCTGAGCAGCTCCCTGAGTACAAACCATGCTAAGATGTCCACAAATTGTGTGGGTTTGTGTGTAATCCTTGACTTATCCCAGACTGACTAATgacaaaaagcagttttatctGAGATTTCAGGTGAGATGTCATAGATGTCACAAGGAACAGCACCCTTTTACATAAGCATTAATAACCGTTGTCCTCCTTGAACATTAATAGAATACTTCCATGGTTATGTGTATTGGCACCCATATTTTCTCTCCAGCCTTCAAGTCAAAGCTGATAATTGAAGTTCCCTTCATGGCTACAAATACTGCAGACTGAATAGGCACAAAGACTTTCTGCtggtttttatgtatttattttaaagttaattaaaCTTTCAAACTTGTTTTTAAGTATGGTggattgtttgtttttatttagacATTACAGTAAGGCATCTTCCACTTTTGTGCAGGAATCGTTTACTGTTTTTCTCAGAAGGATTCTGAGCAAGTTACTGTCAGTTTGCAGAAGCTGGGAATCAAGGCAGGGACTTACCATGCAAACATGGATGCTAAATATAAGACCAAAGTTCATAAAGGATGGGCAGCAAATCAAATCCAGGTAAAGGAGATACTTTTTATGACTTATGtgtcatttaaataaattgtgTTTTGGTACCTTGATGGTTTCTTAATCTTGTTTCAGGTTGTAGTGGCAACTGTTGCTTTTGGCATGGGAATTGATAAACCTGATGTGAGGTTTGTAATTCATCATTCCATGAGCAAATCCATGGAGAACTACTACCAAGAGAGTGGACGTGCAGGTATTGTAGGAAATAGCTTTTGCAAAGTATCTGTTTACATTTGTTAAACCAATAAAATTGTACTTTGATTTCAGCCATTTGTGCAAAGTGTCTTGTCTTTGAGACAGGTTCTAAAGTGCATAGTGCCACTCTGCCTCTGTAAAGAGGCTTTAAAGCAAATGTAAATTACATTAATGATCTCAGGCCTCTGTGCTGCAGTGTAGGAAAGAATAACTGAGTATCTAGCCCTTTACTCAGCATTTTTTGTAATTACTTGATTTTTGTGACATCTGTGGCTTACCAGAATAACTTCATAACATGACATTGACTGATTGGATGTATGttacagaaaggattttttttttttttttttttttctttgcatagtAGCTGGGATGCACGATTTGCTCAGATTGTCTCTAGATGATGTGTAATCACTGTATGAATTTCAGTGGCCACAGAAATACAAGTAGGATGGGGAGTCTGGAGCAGGGAATTTTAAGGATTGACCAATGTATAGTAGCACTAAATAGCTGttacagctaaaaaaaaagttttgtggtgttttgttttgctttggtttatttGACCTTGTGCATTATTACTTTTTCAAAGACAGATATGAATCTATGTGGAGGAAAGCTTTTAAGGACCCTGAGGGGCAATCGGTTGAGATTTTAATCTTGCCTGTATGATAGAAATTGGCCCTAATGCTGGCCTAAGAAATACAACAGTCATCAAAGTTTTTGGGAGTTTGTATCTGCTTACACTAGACAGACAAGGGCTGTATAGGTGCTAAAACAGTTGTTTCACAATGTTTATCAGCTTGGGGTGATTAGAGcaagtttttctgtgtttctttttcatgacTCAATTTAAATCAGGTTCTTCTGGAGAGGGGGATTAATTAAGCACTGCTACTCATTTGCCTGAACATGCTACTTCAGTTATgaaaccttttttcccctagacTGCCCATCCAAGTGAAATAGTTCCTTTCTGTTATATGTTAAACTTTATAAAAAGTTTAGGTCTTTTAGACCTTTTCTGCTCTCTGGATCTTGTAAACAGCAGGAGGGCACCCATCAGCACATCATTGGAAAGGGTGGGCAGTGAGAAGGAAGAGATGATCTAAGTTCAGCTATAGAAGACACAGttggttttaaattgaatatTTTGCTAAATCGTACCtaattctctctttttatttattaccaTTAATACCTAACAAGGTATTTGAAGCTCATAATGTCTTTTAATCAAATAAGAATTAGGCTTCAAGATGTACTTGGCTAGGATTTTCCAAGAGGTGTTACGGTGAGAAAACGGTGATTTCACTGAATTTCTGTATGACGTTAATATCTTATTTTAGTTGTTAAAGAGTCAAAAGCTTCATTGTGTAGTATCTTCAGTTTGCTTGTTTCTGTCGTTGTAGAAGACTGCtctaaatctattttatttctagtcTGTATCATGCTATGTTCTATTGGCTAATATGTTATACTTGATATTCTGCTACAGTCATGCACTCTTTATAGGGGCTGCAGAAGCCCCTGCAGATAAGAGTGGAATTTGTACTGGAAAATGCTATGCTTAAAGTAAATATCTTCCAAAGTTTAGAGTctaaattttttgtttattttaatgcattgcAGGTAGAGATGACCAAAAAGCTGACTGCATTTTGTATTATGGTTTTGGAGATATATTCAGAATCAGCTCAATGGTAGTGATGGAAAATGTAGGGCAAGAGAAGCTGTATGATATGGTGTCTTACTGCCAGAATATGAACACGTAAGTTACTGTGGTGGCTTGGTTGCTTAGTGTTTAAATATGCtaattttgttgggtttttagagggtatttaaaaaaaaaaaccgcactgaacaaaaaaaaaaaacaaaaacaaacacaaaccaaaaaaaacctccaccaCGCTATAGAAACACTACCATTGTAACAGAGTCTTGAGTTTGGAGTTTGTGGTTTGGCTGCTCAGTATGTGTGTTCTTGCATGTAACTGAATGTTGGTGTGTTTCTTGCCAGCTTCAGGATATCTTAAAGCAGTTATGTTGAGATAAAACATCTGTCAACAAACAGTGTTTGGATTTCAAACCCCATTCAGAGCAAATACCGCAATGCTTTGGTTTTTACTTTAAGGTACCAGTGTTTCCTGGCCATACAGGAACCCACGTGTGTTTAATGCTTCATCTGCTGCATTGAGCTGTATTGGATACTTCATGGAAAACACTTCTGTCTGTGTTGTGGGCAACTCATGCATTCCGTATAGCCTTTGTTGGCCTCAGTCTAAGAATTAGTTCATATTCTTATGTTTTCATTCTATTGGAATTGCAGATTATAATTACTTTTCTGGTTTAACCAAACTGTTCCTACGGCAGTGCTTAGCGTTGCTGAAAGCTACTAGTTACTCCTATTAGCATAACTGACAGGGAATACTATGTtgcagtgtttgttttctgcttttttcctgaggTAGTTCTTCATGCTTGTTTTGAGATACAAGCTGACCCAGAGGACCTTCTTTTTGCCACTTTCATGATTTATGACATGGGTGTACACATTTATGTTCTATAGCCTCTCTTTGCTCTCTGTTCTTCCAGGTGTCGCCGGGTCCTCATAGCCCACCATTTTGATGAAGTATGGGATTCTGCAAACTGCAACAGAATGTGTGATAACTGCTGTAGAGAGAACTGTAAGTAAATTGTTTTTCTAACCAAGGACAGAGAACATAGAGAAGGTAGGCTTAAAGAAATATCTAGTTTAGACAAACTGTGAACAGCTTCTGTAAAGTGTGCTTGTAATACTGCCTCTTCCCAAGGTTGAGCTTTTGCTATGAACATCAGTTTTCAGTGGCTTACTGTTGCCAAATTCAGGGTGTTTAGCAGGTTGCTTCCTGGTTTGGCATTTTGCCTGAGGCCAAACACTTTGGTATCTTTCAGGCTCAGCTGTTCACCTGTTCCCAAAAGTGAAGCTGGGGCAAGGGGGAGATTGGATtacctgttttaaaaagattttggtatgtgttgggttttgtttcaggACTTTTTGGGGGTGTGAAAGCTTTACTTTGAGAAGGAGCCTCTTGCTCTCTGCATGCCAAACTGTTCACACTTAGGCTCTGAGAAGGCACAGTTTGCGCATGTCCTTTTACAGTTTGCCTGGTAAAATCTCCAAGGATTTCAGTGCTGCATGCTCATGAGACATACCTGTGTCAGGACTCTGCATGACAGTTGTGCAGAACAACTTAATTCAGGATTTTGCTGTGTGTTAGCCCTAATAGCACAATGTCTGTCTAGTGTGTGCTCTTGCTTTGGAAGAAAGCTGGGATCGTAAGAGGGAAGGCATTGGGGTCAGATGTAGAGGGAACTTGGGAGATGAACTGAAACAAGACCTGCTGCATGGTAAAGGAGGATGGTTTCAATAGAACGCAGTTCTGGGACGTAAgttcttttgctgctttgccCACAAACATCTTGGGCAGtggtagaatcatagaatcattttggttgggaaggacctttaagatcatcaagtccaacctagcactgccaagtccactaaaccatgtccctaagcaccacatctatacattttttaaatacctccagagatggtgactctaccacttccctggacagcctgttccaatgcttgacaacccttttggtgaagtttttcctaatatccaatctaaacctcccctggcacaacttgaggccatttcctcttgtcctattgctttattacttgggagaagagaccgacacccacctcgctacaacttcgtttcaggtagttgtagagagcgataaggtctcccctgagcctccttttctccagactgaacaaccccagttccctcagctgcttctcataagaattgtgctctagacccttcaccagcttcgttgcccttctttggactctctccagcacctcaatgtctttcttgtagtgaggggccccaGACTCTGCATTCAGAACTGTTCTCATAACTGGACTTTATTTCCCTGTACATTTTTGGGGGTAAAGCAGACAAAgatatataactttttttttctttatacagtTAGTTATATCTATAtaataaaactgttttgcaaAATCATACAAGTAACAATGTCTTGTTATCTTCTAGTTGGAAATGGGGCTTAGTTGAAATTTATACTGGGATCAAAGGTTGAGAAGAATATGGAGCTGTCTTGTGCTCAAGACTTAGAGGAGCCATGTGATGAAGTATAGTTGAAATAAATCCTGTTTACGGCTGGTTTAGCCCCAGGGCCTTTTGATATATAAGCAAGGTCTGAGGAAACCTAGCAGTAGCACTAGTTTTTCAGGACTTAGTCCTTAGTATTGGAGGAGGCAGTTGGGGTAATTCTATGACATGGTCTGATCATGCAGTAGAAGCATGATCATTAGGTACTATATGGGTGTGTTAGTGCTCGGAATAATTATTCATGATGAAGCTAATTTGTATAATGAAATTAATACCTTTTTCCTGTCTCATTTTGTCCATGTCTTGAGAGAAGAAATGTCTTGCTTATAttcttcagttccttttttGCTCTCTAATCTTTCTGTGTTAAATATTACGGGTGAGGAAAAGGAATCCAGCTGCAGAGTAACATAGTAGCTACCTTACAAATTTTATGCTTTGTAAATgcttctttgaaataatttgtgtaGTTTGTAACgttaaatacatgtaaaaatgtttgcagGATTGGAGTTTTAATAATGAAGTAGAAAGATGAATGTAATTTTGAGTACAAATATGTCCTAATTTGATAGAGGGAAAGTTACAGGTTTATTTGTTAAGTttgtagtttaaaaacaaacaaacaaaaagcattgCTATTATATGGCACatagatatatatttatagatatatgtatatacctaatgtatatatgtatatatgcagttttatatagatatatatggaTACTGTCGAAATAACTATAAATAATTTGCTATTTAAATgttacttaatttttatttgtagcaTGTGAGAAAATGGATATAACACGATACTGCAGGGATCTAATCAAGATACTTGAGCAAGCTGAAAACATGAGTGAGAAACTCACCCCACTGAAATTAATTGATGCGTGGTCTGGGAAGGGTGTATCAAAACTCAGGGTAGCTGAAGTTACTCCACCAAAGCACCCTCGAGAGGAACTGGAGAGAATTATTGCCCATTTACTGCTGCAGCAGTATCTGAAGTATGTAAGATGactagttcttttttttttttttttttttaacatctagTAGTCACTGTTCTTTACTCATGTTACTTCTGTATAGTATTAATGGATACGTTCAGTAGTCTCATTTTTAGCTTATATTTCAGAtgcatttaatgtatttaaaaaaaaacctcaaaaggTTACTGTATGTCtacttcaaaatattaaaacaggTTGGAGAAACATTTGAAATGCTGCATCTcttgcagttttaaaaagctgGGGTCTTCTGTATGCAGGTTGAACTTTTAAATCTGCAGCAGGCTTCATTTTGGAGCAATCTGCTGTTTATATAGAGTCCATTTACATTCCACGGTTAACAAAGCAAAAGGGGTTGCCCAGATGAAGTCTTAAGTCAGGACAGGCTGGTTAATGTGGAAAGTGACACTCAgaaatttcaagaaaacatAGTGAAAATAGCAACGGTGCTGCTCTTGTAACCTGGCTGTCTGTGTGGTatgtgttttgtcttttcataTAGTTCTCAAAGTTCCGAGAATATGtacaaatcaaatatttaatccctttatttttgtcttgaatTTTTTTGGCATCTGTTCATACAGCTGACTTTTTATACTCTTAAGAGGGTGAGCAGATGACTTATTACatcttctttcctcattttcctccATGTATTCCAACAGATTGACGTGTGTGTGTAAAGTTCCACAAACTGAACTATGTTAAGTGTTGGCCAGAGTTGCTCTAAATTAAGTGACTATCCACTTGAATAGATAAAGCAGAATCAAGCTGCTATATGAACATCAATCAGAAGGGTTAATGTGTCCCATTTTCCCATGACCCTGCATGGTCTAGCCTGTCTTTGTCTCCAACCTTCTCTTATAATACTGATCTAATTTATGCAGGGAAGACTTCAGCTTCACAGCATTTGCTACAATATCCTACCTGAAGATAGGCCCAAAAGCAGGtctgctgaaaaatgaagcaCACATCATCACTATACAAGGGAtaacaaacaagaaaagtgTTTCCAAGGTATTTATATCTGTACTGACTTGCTATATAGATATCTTTTCCATTATAGTTTATTATAAACATTTGGGATCTgctcaatatattttttcaaagtaatGCAATCAACAGGATTTAAAATAGACCTCATTATCTTCTCTCTTGTGTGGGaacactgaaaaagaaggaaaacaatgttAGAATTTTAACGGAATTGTTTACAACTTACAGGACAAACCATCTCAGTCTTCGAATTCGACAGGGAGCAGAGAAAATGCTCGGACTATTTCAAAGACTGTCCCAGATTCAGTGGTGAAGAAGTCACAGGAACATAAACGGCCTAACTGTGGTTCTAACCTAAAAGCAAAGAAGCTGAAGCTTCAGGCAGGTGGAGATGACCAACCAGTCGTCGTTCTTGACTGAGTTTCACAGACTACCTTTATGATCTAATCATGTTTGCTTCTCCATGGACAATGCAGTGTGTAAGTTCAGTTTGTGTTTTAGTTTCTCCATCCAAGGCGCAGggctttgcttttgcctttaACTTATTGGTCCATGCCAgctgtcttcgtttagcccgcacctggggctaaacaataacaatttttctctcacccgatgtccctttcccaactgaagaaggaattgggaaaaagagggagactcatgggttaaaattaaacagatttaataaaataaactaatataaatgctaacacaaaacacacaaaagtatacttagctacaggttgcagcaagttgtccaGAAATAGCAAttgtcagcaatgaggaaaaaagaggccagaagagaggagggcaaaaccagccccacctctccccagcagctttcctttttatagtgaactcgattgttaatgatatagaacacacctgtgggccagcctgggtcagctgccctggatttaactgctgatggccctgatcaccatggctggccacaaactgaaacaaaatcccaatgaaatcAGGACACCAGCCCATGTGTCCAGCCTGTCTGGGTGTCTCTGAAGaacagccctgccctccagtGTTTCAACAGTCCTCCTAACCCTGGTATCGTCTGCAGACTGGCTGGAGCACACTCCATCCCTTTATCCAGATTGTTATTGAAGACCCTAAATTGTATTGGCTCCAGTATCGATCTGTGAGCATTGCCACTAGTAAATGGCCACCAGTTAGACTTTGTACCACAGATCCCAATTCTTTGAACCAGGTGGTCCAGACAACTTTCTACCTACCGTGTATGTTTATCCAGTCTATATCTCAGTGATATTTTTAGCTGTAAGGAAGTTATAGGAGATCGTGTCAAAaaccttgctgaagtcaaggtataCAACATCCATTGCTACCCCCTTATTCACACAGGCAGTTAACTCAGTCTGGTTGCTCAGGTATGCTTTGCTTCTGGTAGATCTAGCTGGCTGTTCCCAGTCACCTCCACATGTCTGAAAATGTCTTCTGGGAGTATTTGCTCCATAAGTTTTCTGGGACTGGCATGTAACTCATCAGACAGCCggagagctgggctgctgcagcaccttTCCTCTGGAGCCGTGTGTGGGTGAAAGCCTCTGCTGCGCCAGGGGCTGTTGTTCCAGCCCATGTGGACATCACCATCACTGCAGTTTTGAGCAGAGATGTGACCCTTTTCTGCAATGCTTACACCTACTACAGCATATTTGAGTACTTGAGTATACTTTACAGAAGAGTTTCAACAGGGCATTGTTACAACATTGCACTACTTCTGACTTGTAGAGATTTTTGTGAAATATTGTATGTATTTACCCCTTTAAAATATGTCTGTTGCTCTTAGAACTGGATTTCTCTAGCTTGCTATTCAAATAGAGAATTACCACTTCTGTGCTTTTCAGAAGTAcctaaatttgtatttaaaaacaagacaacTTTTCTTGATCTCAGCTGTTCCCTTTGTAAAAGTTACACTTTATATGGgatatacagaaaaaatgtgGCTTGAGAaatacatctcttttttttcccccttccttcccctcttgaATTGGCTTATATTCCAACTACAGATCTGTATTCTGATTAGAAGTGAAGCTGGTTGTCCTGAGAACTACACTTCTGCTCTATAAGCACTAAACATGACTGCATTTAGAGCTGCATACTTTAAGTCCTAAATATGGGCTACATTAAACTTAATCTTTGGGAGGTTTCTGAATTCTAGACTCTTAACTTTGCTACTCCACCTTTCTGTTTGCTTATAAGCTCCTGTTGTTTgtggaaatggaaaagagaagacaactCTAGGAGAGTATCACTGCTTGCCTGGGGCTTAAAAAAGCAACCTGTCTCTTTTGATTCACCTTGACAGAACCAAGACATTATGTGAAAAGGATCATAGGTAAGAGAGAGCCAGTGCTTACTGCTGCAGATGTTCTTACACTACCTCATCCTACAAAGCTGAGTGGCTGACAGCAATTAAATATCTGTCTGGGTGAACACTGAGCATGTGTCTCCATAATACACAGGTTCAATGCAAGCTTagtcaaaataataatagttgAGAGAAGAAAGATTATAAAAATCACTGAGGATTATGAAGTCAGAGTACAACAGAAGACAgaagttgttttaaaattgttttacaaGTAGTAAGAATCTGATATATCGGAAATGATGGTAGAATTTTGAGGTTTGGGAAAATATGAGCTGCTACTGCAGTCCTTGTGTCTGGTGACCAGTAGGGCCTTTTGCTGCTACTGAGAACTTGGTGCTTTCAGTTCCACTTCTGTTTGAGTTGGGAGCAAGAGGAGCTGGGTTGAGGGGAAAAAGCCTgaagagcagctctgcccacacTTCCAGTTCCTGAGCAGCAACAGCTGCtgggctttggttttgtttacaCTTAACCTTTAAGCAGTGCTTAATCTCAGAGATGAAGATGTGGTTGtgctatttattaaaaagaatttttgaacCACAGGAAAGTTACAGATAAGAGCAAGGGGTCCTTTCCTTGCCCCTCAGGGTTCTGTATTTCCCCTCTAATTTCTTCTAAACTAGATGATCATGTATATTGAGCCCCTGATTCCAGGACTGTAAAATGCTCTTGGGATTAATTCAGTAACCAGGAAATTACCCTTAACTCCATTGACACTAATCTCAACCTAGAACCATATGacctcccttctctcccatGTACTTCAAGAAGTTGCTAGAACATTATTGCTATCTTAGTATTTACATTTGACTAACACTATGAAAGGAAAAGCTTCATAATAATGGAACAATCCTTTTCATACAGTAAGTAGAGTTGAGGAAAGGGATACTCTTTTCTAAACAAGGAGCAAACCATGTGGCTTAGCACTGTTCCACATTCAGacaatacagaatcacagaacagcccaggtgggaagggacctggaaagatcatctggtccagcctCTTGCAGAAAAGATTATTTAGCACCCTGTCCAGTGATATCTTGAAAAACCCCCAGTGACGGGGACTCTACCACTGCCCTGCAGAGGTTGTACCAATAATTGATTGTTCTCGCTGTAACAACTTACTTTCTTCTGTTGAAATACACAAACCTGAAGGAGTGCCTGGAGAGTCCAGAACAGGTGATGTTTTTCAGTGCAGGCAAGTGTCAGC
Above is a genomic segment from Nyctibius grandis isolate bNycGra1 chromosome 5, bNycGra1.pri, whole genome shotgun sequence containing:
- the RECQL gene encoding ATP-dependent DNA helicase Q1; the encoded protein is MAAVAVLEEVLVSIENELQAVEMQIQELVDKQQELIEKKMRVQSLIKQSSGDLEAGGSKDTETSAETWNKKDFPWYEKIKTALQSKFKLQKFRSLQLETINAAMAGKDIFLVMPTGGGKSLCYQLPAVCSDGFTLVICPLISLMEDQLMVLEQLGISATLLNASSSKEHVKWVHTEMLDRNSQLKLIYVTPEKIAKSKMFMSKLEKAYQAGCLARIAVDEVHCCSQWGHDFRPDYKSLGILKRQFPSAPLIGLTATATNHVLKDAQKILHVQKCITFTASFNRPNLYYEVRHKPSNNEDFIEDIVKIINGRYKGLSGIVYCFSQKDSEQVTVSLQKLGIKAGTYHANMDAKYKTKVHKGWAANQIQVVVATVAFGMGIDKPDVRFVIHHSMSKSMENYYQESGRAGRDDQKADCILYYGFGDIFRISSMVVMENVGQEKLYDMVSYCQNMNTCRRVLIAHHFDEVWDSANCNRMCDNCCRENSCEKMDITRYCRDLIKILEQAENMSEKLTPLKLIDAWSGKGVSKLRVAEVTPPKHPREELERIIAHLLLQQYLKEDFSFTAFATISYLKIGPKAGLLKNEAHIITIQGITNKKSVSKDKPSQSSNSTGSRENARTISKTVPDSVVKKSQEHKRPNCGSNLKAKKLKLQAGGDDQPVVVLD